A single region of the Gemmata palustris genome encodes:
- a CDS encoding efflux RND transporter periplasmic adaptor subunit, with protein sequence MSKRVLWGGSCLGALLIAFTAGCRQKPAQQSGPAQPVVPVSRPVQREVTEFVEYTGRTDAVQSVGIRARVTGYLVRSPFKEGDIVRGPSTIFGARLREGDLLFEIDPRPYKAQLEQAQSQVKLGEAQLKLSEANYARAKDTFDKGAGSKQDLDTAKATVDEANARIEAAKSSVKLYDLNLSFAQVRAPISGQVSRYYYTLGNLINQDSTLLTTVVSVDPMYAYFDLDERTLLRVRTAINQGKIQVRTEGTEIPVAMGLEGETGFPHEGTLNFVNNVVNPSTGTIAVRGLFPNPKPENGRRLLSPGMFVRIRLPIGQPRPTLLVVDRALGSDQGQKYAYVVNEEHKIEYRRVKVGALQDDGLRVIEEGLKPTDWVVVGALQQLKPKMEVDPEQTAMPTPGAPTQDPSAPAPPKQ encoded by the coding sequence ATGTCGAAACGGGTACTTTGGGGCGGATCGTGTCTGGGTGCGCTACTCATCGCATTCACCGCCGGCTGTCGCCAGAAGCCGGCCCAACAATCTGGTCCCGCCCAGCCGGTGGTGCCGGTCAGCCGCCCGGTTCAACGCGAGGTCACCGAATTTGTCGAGTACACCGGCCGAACGGACGCTGTGCAGTCGGTTGGCATCCGCGCCCGCGTGACCGGGTATCTGGTTCGCTCCCCGTTTAAGGAAGGCGATATCGTGCGGGGGCCGTCCACGATCTTCGGGGCGCGGCTCCGGGAAGGCGATCTCCTCTTCGAGATCGACCCGCGTCCGTACAAGGCCCAACTGGAGCAGGCCCAGAGCCAAGTGAAGCTGGGCGAAGCTCAACTCAAACTCTCCGAAGCGAACTACGCGCGGGCGAAGGACACGTTCGATAAGGGGGCCGGGAGCAAGCAGGATCTCGACACGGCGAAAGCAACGGTCGATGAAGCGAACGCGCGGATCGAAGCGGCCAAATCCTCGGTGAAACTGTACGACCTGAACCTGAGTTTCGCACAGGTTCGCGCACCGATCAGCGGACAGGTGAGCCGGTACTACTACACGCTCGGCAACCTGATTAACCAGGACTCCACGCTGCTGACGACGGTCGTTTCGGTCGACCCGATGTACGCCTACTTTGATCTGGACGAGCGCACGCTCCTGCGGGTCCGAACGGCCATCAACCAGGGGAAGATTCAGGTTCGCACAGAAGGCACCGAGATACCCGTCGCGATGGGGCTTGAGGGCGAAACCGGGTTCCCGCACGAGGGCACACTCAATTTCGTCAACAACGTCGTCAACCCGTCTACCGGAACGATCGCGGTTCGCGGGCTGTTCCCGAACCCGAAGCCGGAAAATGGTCGGCGCCTTCTCTCCCCGGGCATGTTTGTGCGCATCCGGCTGCCCATCGGCCAACCTCGCCCCACGCTACTCGTTGTGGATCGGGCGCTCGGTTCGGACCAAGGGCAGAAATACGCCTACGTCGTGAACGAGGAGCACAAGATCGAGTACCGGCGCGTCAAGGTGGGCGCGTTACAGGACGACGGGCTGCGGGTGATCGAAGAGGGGCTGAAGCCGACGGACTGGGTCGTGGTTGGTGCGCTCCAGCAGTTGAAGCCCAAAATGGAAGTCGATCCCGAGCAGACCGCGATGCCAACTCCCGGCGCGCCGACACAAGATCCCAGCGCACCCGCTCCCCCAAAACAGTGA
- a CDS encoding DEAD/DEAH box helicase — translation MPAPSPDVASSGKMHDLTITPQGHLLVREEPLGASKQEPSKGLLEAYHASAARGMLYSASEAADAALPPSFEFARSITRLYLTTLCKATTAESGESVPEIPPPAADLDRAVLQAPPMTGLEYLTSEVLATWWRDLDSLVRGEIAKHSGGVSGYLRERNPHWRFVGRVTFHLAENKQNPDYPFAFLATFANGLTPQGKVRHEPLGRALQQYAGERNRAAMLNLLLPVSRAAESSELVQRLVDSGEIYSPLAWSPREAYEFLRAIPLFESSGLIVRVPDWWHAQKPPRPRVSVKIDSKNTAGINVDAMLQFSVDMSLDGETLAPDEIAQLLESSGGLVPLKGKWVEVDREKLQEALKHWKEVERDVRREGLSFFEGMRLLSGANVLEGEEEELPEATREWSGLTAGPGLDAVLENLRSPGTQREAAPPGLKTELRPYQRTGYGWLRFAARLGLGVCLADDMGLGKTIQVISLLLDLKRDGPNKASLLVVPASLIANWKSELAKFAPSLSLAVTHPSEVSAGKISPDTADSFDLIVTTYGMLVRQDWVTQHRWRLVVLDEAQAIKNSGTKQTRAAKELAADSRIAVTGTPVENRLSDLWSLFDFLNPGLLGTAKQFGSFVKRLQSASTPSFEPLRNLVRPYVLRRLKTDKRVISDLPDKTEVKAYCALSKHQAALYQHTVEELARQLEHADGLQRRGIVLAQLMRLKQICNHPAQVAGTGDYAADRSGKFRRLAEIAEEVAARQEKALVFTQFREIAEPLAEFLATIFGRPGLVLHGGTSVKKRKEFVDQFQSEDGPPFFVLSLKAGGTGLNLTAAAHVIHFDRWWNPAIENQATDRAFRIGQKKNVLVHKFVCRGTVEERIDEMIARKRRVADEALGGSDGGEVLLTEMDNDTLLKFVKLDLHQATDG, via the coding sequence GTGCCAGCCCCCTCTCCGGACGTCGCGAGTAGCGGCAAGATGCACGACCTGACGATCACACCGCAAGGGCACCTCCTCGTCCGCGAGGAGCCGCTCGGCGCTTCAAAGCAGGAGCCCTCGAAGGGGCTACTTGAGGCCTATCACGCGAGCGCGGCCCGAGGGATGCTTTACTCCGCGAGCGAAGCGGCGGATGCGGCACTGCCGCCCTCCTTCGAGTTCGCGCGATCGATCACCCGGCTCTACCTGACCACACTTTGCAAGGCCACCACTGCGGAATCGGGCGAATCTGTTCCTGAGATCCCACCACCCGCGGCTGACCTGGACCGGGCCGTCCTCCAAGCTCCGCCCATGACCGGGCTGGAGTATCTGACGTCAGAGGTCTTAGCGACGTGGTGGCGCGACCTCGATTCACTGGTTCGAGGCGAGATCGCAAAGCATTCGGGCGGCGTGTCCGGTTACTTGCGGGAGCGCAATCCGCACTGGCGGTTCGTCGGCCGCGTTACGTTTCACCTCGCCGAGAACAAGCAGAACCCGGACTACCCGTTCGCGTTCCTGGCGACGTTCGCTAACGGTCTGACGCCACAGGGCAAGGTGCGACACGAGCCACTGGGCCGGGCACTTCAGCAGTACGCCGGGGAGCGGAACCGCGCGGCGATGCTGAACCTGTTACTGCCGGTTTCTCGGGCGGCCGAGTCCTCGGAACTGGTTCAGCGCCTCGTCGATTCCGGGGAAATCTACTCGCCCCTCGCGTGGTCGCCGCGCGAGGCATACGAGTTCCTCCGGGCGATTCCCCTCTTCGAGTCGAGTGGGCTAATTGTTCGTGTGCCGGACTGGTGGCACGCCCAGAAGCCACCCCGCCCGCGCGTCAGCGTGAAGATCGACTCGAAAAATACCGCCGGCATCAACGTCGATGCGATGCTGCAATTCTCTGTTGATATGAGCCTCGACGGGGAAACGCTCGCACCGGACGAGATCGCCCAGTTGCTCGAATCCAGTGGGGGCCTGGTTCCGTTAAAGGGGAAGTGGGTCGAGGTGGACCGGGAGAAGTTGCAAGAAGCTTTGAAGCACTGGAAGGAAGTCGAGCGGGACGTGCGCCGCGAGGGGCTTTCGTTCTTCGAGGGCATGCGTCTTCTTTCCGGGGCGAACGTCCTTGAAGGGGAGGAGGAAGAACTCCCGGAGGCGACCCGCGAGTGGTCCGGTCTGACCGCCGGGCCGGGGCTAGATGCAGTGCTCGAAAATCTGCGCTCCCCAGGCACTCAGCGCGAAGCGGCCCCGCCCGGCTTGAAAACAGAACTCCGACCGTACCAGCGGACCGGTTACGGCTGGCTGCGCTTCGCCGCCCGCCTGGGGTTGGGGGTGTGCCTGGCCGACGATATGGGCCTCGGCAAAACGATCCAGGTGATTTCGCTGCTGCTCGATCTGAAGCGCGACGGGCCGAACAAGGCGAGCCTCCTGGTCGTGCCCGCGTCGCTCATCGCGAACTGGAAGTCGGAACTGGCGAAGTTCGCGCCGTCGCTCTCCTTGGCGGTGACACACCCTTCGGAAGTGAGCGCTGGTAAAATAAGCCCCGACACCGCCGACTCGTTCGACCTGATCGTGACCACTTACGGAATGCTCGTGCGCCAGGACTGGGTGACTCAACACCGCTGGCGGCTGGTCGTTCTCGACGAGGCCCAGGCGATCAAGAATTCCGGCACGAAGCAGACCCGTGCGGCGAAGGAACTGGCGGCCGACAGCCGGATCGCCGTGACCGGCACGCCTGTCGAGAACCGCCTCTCGGACCTCTGGTCACTCTTCGATTTCTTGAACCCCGGCTTGTTGGGAACGGCTAAGCAGTTCGGTTCGTTCGTCAAGCGCCTGCAAAGCGCCTCAACGCCCTCGTTCGAGCCGCTGCGGAACCTGGTACGGCCCTACGTCCTCCGGCGCCTGAAGACCGACAAGCGCGTGATCTCCGACCTGCCGGACAAGACGGAAGTGAAAGCGTACTGCGCGTTGAGCAAGCACCAGGCGGCCCTTTACCAGCACACGGTCGAGGAACTCGCTCGACAGCTGGAGCACGCGGACGGCCTCCAGCGCCGGGGCATCGTGTTGGCACAACTGATGCGGCTGAAGCAGATTTGCAACCACCCCGCTCAGGTGGCCGGCACGGGCGATTACGCGGCCGACCGGAGCGGCAAGTTCCGCCGCCTGGCGGAGATCGCCGAGGAGGTCGCTGCCCGTCAGGAGAAGGCCCTCGTCTTCACGCAGTTCCGGGAGATCGCGGAGCCGCTGGCCGAGTTCCTCGCCACGATCTTCGGCCGGCCCGGATTGGTTCTCCACGGGGGAACGAGCGTGAAAAAGCGGAAGGAATTCGTCGACCAGTTCCAGAGCGAAGACGGCCCACCGTTCTTCGTGCTGTCGCTGAAGGCGGGCGGCACAGGCCTGAACCTGACGGCCGCCGCGCACGTGATCCATTTCGACCGCTGGTGGAACCCGGCCATCGAGAACCAGGCCACCGACCGCGCCTTCCGGATCGGCCAGAAGAAGAACGTGCTGGTTCACAAATTCGTCTGCCGGGGGACGGTCGAGGAGCGAATCGACGAGATGATCGCTCGGAAGCGCCGGGTCGCGGACGAGGCCCTCGGCGGGAGCGACGGCGGGGAAGTCTTGTTGACCGAAATGGACAATGATACGCTGCTAAAATTCGTGAAACTGGACTTGCATCAAGCCACCGACGGCTGA
- a CDS encoding SWIM zinc finger family protein: MSWYGFKPYVPVARRRAQAAKEVAKRTKKGQPVAPVNVQGKAIASTFWGKAWCTNLESYSDFANRLPRGRSYVRNGSVVDLKIEKGRIKALVSGSELYEVEVDITTLPRPKWEALKKLCVGKIGTLVELLQGKLSKAVMELVTDREKGLFPKPDEIKMRCSCPDYAGMCKHVAATMYGIGNRLDSTPELLFTLRCVDHMELIEQAIPAAPLAGKGTAPVIATGDLGAIFGIEIGSAPVPPTASGTPKKPVAKKTTKKAVKKPAKKTTVAKKKSAPKKG; this comes from the coding sequence ATGAGCTGGTACGGCTTCAAACCCTACGTTCCGGTGGCCCGGCGCCGCGCGCAGGCCGCGAAGGAAGTCGCCAAGCGGACCAAAAAGGGTCAGCCGGTTGCGCCCGTGAACGTTCAAGGCAAGGCCATCGCCTCGACGTTCTGGGGGAAGGCGTGGTGTACGAACCTGGAAAGCTACAGCGACTTCGCCAACCGCTTGCCGCGCGGCCGGAGCTATGTCCGCAACGGCTCGGTCGTGGACCTGAAGATCGAAAAGGGGCGCATCAAGGCCCTGGTAAGCGGGTCGGAGTTGTACGAGGTCGAGGTCGACATCACGACCCTGCCGCGGCCGAAGTGGGAGGCGCTGAAAAAGTTGTGTGTGGGCAAGATCGGCACGCTCGTGGAACTGCTGCAAGGCAAACTATCAAAAGCGGTGATGGAACTGGTCACGGACCGAGAGAAGGGACTGTTCCCGAAGCCGGACGAGATCAAGATGCGGTGCAGTTGCCCGGACTACGCGGGCATGTGCAAGCACGTCGCCGCAACGATGTACGGGATCGGGAACCGCCTCGATTCCACACCGGAACTGCTATTTACGCTCCGGTGCGTGGACCACATGGAGTTGATCGAGCAGGCGATCCCTGCCGCCCCGCTCGCAGGTAAGGGTACGGCCCCGGTGATTGCAACCGGCGATCTGGGAGCCATCTTCGGTATCGAGATTGGCAGCGCCCCGGTACCTCCAACAGCTTCGGGCACTCCGAAAAAGCCGGTCGCGAAAAAGACCACCAAGAAGGCCGTGAAGAAGCCCGCGAAAAAGACCACCGTCGCGAAGAAGAAATCCGCTCCCAAGAAAGGGTAA